One segment of Candidatus Bathyarchaeota archaeon DNA contains the following:
- a CDS encoding ABC transporter permease produces the protein MFQTIIESLFRALQLILEGDPEVISVTLRSIHISGLATMLSCLWGLPASILIGLKSFPGKKILRGFFNAMIGVPTVALGLILYLLFSKTGPLGVFQLLYTPLGVSIGQAILITPILVSFASNALESVDVDLRDLAKTLGASEAQTNIAIMKEAIWGVVLAVTASFNRAFAELGIAMMIGGNIRNMTRVLTTSIALETARGDIAFSIALAIILMAVVFTITLLLNILRKG, from the coding sequence ATGTTTCAGACAATTATTGAAAGCTTGTTTCGAGCCCTACAACTTATCTTGGAAGGAGACCCAGAGGTTATCTCAGTAACTTTAAGATCGATACATATTTCAGGCCTCGCAACCATGCTAAGTTGCCTCTGGGGTCTGCCAGCATCTATTCTCATAGGTCTGAAATCTTTTCCTGGGAAGAAGATCCTGAGAGGATTCTTCAACGCCATGATTGGAGTACCGACAGTCGCCCTTGGCCTTATCCTTTATCTTCTGTTTTCCAAGACTGGCCCCCTCGGAGTCTTCCAGCTTCTGTATACACCTTTAGGCGTGTCTATAGGACAGGCGATCCTGATCACACCAATATTGGTAAGTTTCGCAAGTAACGCCTTGGAGTCGGTTGACGTTGACTTGAGAGATCTAGCTAAGACATTGGGTGCTTCAGAGGCGCAGACAAATATCGCGATTATGAAGGAAGCTATTTGGGGCGTCGTCTTAGCGGTAACGGCGTCATTCAACAGGGCCTTCGCCGAGCTGGGAATAGCGATGATGATAGGGGGGAACATCAGGAATATGACCAGAGTTCTGACAACAAGCATAGCTTTGGAGACTGCGAGGGGCGACATCGCCTTCAGCATAGCCTTAGCAATAATTTTGATGGCAGTAGTCTTCACCATAACCTTACTTTTGAACATTCTGAGGAAGGGGTGA
- a CDS encoding substrate-binding domain-containing protein, whose translation MKMEIKLATATVLVLATITFSVVGSEPRREQIIVSTTTSLFETGLLDEIKEEFEKKHPSINVAFISKGTGLAIMSAVRGDSDMILVHDPERELKFMQEGYGVNRKIIAYNFFVIVGPSGDPAKARGIRPVEALKKILQAGEIGKAIWISRGDDSGTHVKEKRLWRSAGVDPESLRWASWYVEAGSGMCETLKMADEKEAYTLTDVGSYLNNYLSKNIRLEILVDSGFETINIYSAIISNPRRGMISSSKFNACMEFIRFLTSDDGQKIIGEFGEERFGRPIFNPYMKLRCDGRDDQILEWIVEAAYFDGYECPPEYRYMEDDLYRTRD comes from the coding sequence ATGAAGATGGAGATAAAACTCGCAACTGCAACCGTTCTAGTACTCGCAACGATAACATTCTCAGTAGTAGGTTCAGAGCCTAGAAGGGAGCAGATAATTGTCTCCACAACAACCAGCCTATTTGAGACAGGGCTCCTGGACGAGATCAAGGAAGAGTTTGAGAAGAAACATCCATCGATCAATGTAGCCTTCATATCGAAAGGAACAGGATTAGCGATAATGTCAGCAGTGAGAGGCGACTCCGATATGATCTTGGTCCATGACCCTGAACGTGAGTTGAAGTTTATGCAGGAGGGGTATGGGGTGAACCGCAAGATCATAGCCTACAATTTCTTTGTTATAGTGGGGCCGAGTGGTGATCCTGCGAAGGCCAGAGGAATCAGGCCCGTCGAGGCTTTGAAAAAGATTCTGCAGGCTGGAGAGATTGGAAAAGCCATATGGATCTCCAGGGGAGACGACTCTGGAACACATGTCAAGGAGAAACGTCTTTGGAGATCTGCGGGGGTTGACCCTGAAAGTTTGAGGTGGGCATCTTGGTATGTTGAGGCTGGGTCAGGTATGTGTGAGACCCTGAAGATGGCTGATGAAAAAGAGGCCTACACATTGACGGATGTTGGGAGTTACCTGAACAATTACTTGAGTAAGAATATCAGGCTGGAGATTCTTGTGGATTCTGGGTTTGAGACGATAAATATCTACAGCGCCATAATCAGCAATCCTCGAAGGGGTATGATATCAAGTTCAAAGTTCAATGCATGTATGGAGTTTATTCGATTCCTTACATCTGACGATGGCCAAAAGATTATCGGAGAATTCGGTGAGGAGAGATTTGGGAGACCTATCTTCAACCCTTACATGAAACTTCGGTGTGATGGCAGAGATGATCAAATACTGGAGTGGATAGTTGAAGCTGCATATTTCGACGGATATGAATGCCCACCAGAATACAGGTACATGGAAGATGACCTATACCGGACACGAGATTGA
- a CDS encoding molybdenum-dependent transcriptional regulator produces the protein MKKKTKPLNPTFKLWLGSEAGYVIGKGGVTLLKAIMKYGSITEAAKKIGISYKHAWDMISEMEKAFGEPFLQTRVGGRMGGGAELTESALTLIRNYDRVERYIGRVLNDKEYWEVIGLKISARNRLKGIVEDVQVGPVTSKVKVRITTPTTITAVITKEAVDELQIKPGEKVEAVIKATEVMIAKE, from the coding sequence TTGAAAAAGAAAACTAAGCCCCTCAATCCAACATTCAAACTCTGGCTAGGGTCAGAAGCTGGATATGTCATAGGTAAAGGTGGAGTGACACTCCTGAAAGCTATAATGAAATATGGCTCAATAACGGAGGCAGCCAAGAAGATCGGCATATCCTATAAACATGCTTGGGATATGATTTCAGAGATGGAGAAGGCTTTCGGTGAACCCTTCCTGCAGACGAGGGTAGGAGGAAGAATGGGCGGCGGCGCAGAGTTGACTGAGAGTGCTCTGACCCTGATAAGAAATTATGATAGGGTTGAGAGGTATATTGGAAGGGTTTTGAACGATAAGGAGTATTGGGAGGTTATAGGACTGAAGATAAGCGCAAGAAACCGTCTAAAAGGGATTGTGGAGGATGTTCAAGTGGGGCCTGTTACCTCGAAAGTAAAGGTCAGGATCACAACTCCAACAACCATAACCGCAGTTATCACGAAGGAGGCGGTTGATGAGCTTCAGATAAAACCGGGTGAAAAAGTTGAAGCAGTGATAAAAGCTACAGAGGTCATGATTGCCAAGGAATAG